In candidate division TA06 bacterium, one genomic interval encodes:
- a CDS encoding transposase — protein WARKFFDNWKTSLKWQRLEPYEKFAGMIERHWDGIAAYCKPENKVSLGFVEGLNNKIRVIQRRAYGLRDEEYLRLKILTCMLPEI, from the coding sequence TTGGGCCAGGAAATTCTTCGACAACTGGAAGACCTCACTCAAATGGCAGCGATTGGAACCCTACGAAAAGTTTGCCGGGATGATCGAACGCCACTGGGATGGCATTGCCGCTTACTGCAAACCCGAGAACAAGGTGTCTCTCGGTTTTGTGGAAGGTTTAAACAATAAGATCAGGGTCATCCAGCGGCGAGCCTACGGCCTTAGAGATGAAGAATATCTTCGGCTCAAGATCTTGACCTGCATGCTGCCTGAGATTTGA